The following proteins are encoded in a genomic region of Cellulomonas sp. ES6:
- a CDS encoding signal peptidase I, with protein MTGTGYRIAWRVLRLVRSVLLTTTAVLGAASIGAVVAGLVLDVRPLVVVSGSMEPGIPVGSLIAGRTVPADQVEVGDVVTVPRREGTTDLVTHRVVEVRTPDGADPGVRELVLRGDANETDDPMPYVVGEVRRHVATLPGGGYVVRTLQSGRGVVVMGGVLVAAVVLTFAVPPADGAPGQRAGGGSAPRDRGRHRAAAGARG; from the coding sequence GTGACCGGCACCGGCTACCGGATCGCCTGGCGGGTGCTGCGGCTCGTCCGGAGCGTCCTGCTGACCACGACGGCCGTGCTCGGCGCCGCCAGCATCGGCGCCGTCGTGGCGGGGCTCGTGCTGGACGTCCGCCCGCTGGTCGTGGTGTCGGGGTCCATGGAGCCGGGCATCCCCGTCGGCTCGCTCATCGCCGGCCGGACGGTGCCCGCGGACCAGGTGGAGGTGGGGGACGTGGTCACCGTGCCGCGCCGCGAGGGCACCACGGACCTCGTCACCCACCGCGTGGTGGAGGTCCGCACCCCCGACGGCGCGGACCCCGGGGTGCGGGAGCTGGTGCTCCGCGGGGACGCCAACGAGACGGACGACCCGATGCCCTACGTGGTCGGCGAGGTGCGGCGTCACGTCGCCACCCTGCCCGGCGGCGGCTACGTCGTCCGCACGCTCCAGTCGGGCCGCGGCGTCGTCGTGATGGGGGGCGTGCTCGTGGCGGCCGTCGTCCTCACGTTCGCGGTGCCCCCGGCGGACGGGGCACCCGGTCAGCGGGCCGGTGGCGGCTCCGCCCCCCGCGACCGGGGACGGCACCGCGCCGCCGCCGGGGCGCGTGGCTGA
- a CDS encoding cation transporter, producing the protein MDGPESPDPAAPRLRRERSALTVSAVAAAVVGTGAAVWGVVAGSGVILFDGIYTAAGTALVGVSALASRAAASEPGGRYPFGRHGATPLAVAMQGAALLATLVYGVADAVGTLLAGGSDSDPGSLVAYGALSAVVSAGVAFRLRRAAPDSELAHAEVVSWRAGAWLSLVVALGGVAAVVLERTGRDAVVPYVDPALLLLAVALVGTLPLRLIRDGMHELLEGEPPADVAREVGRAVAAARERFGLPEPLVRATKLGGRLYLEVDFVVEPGRWDVDQEDGVRRAVLDGLVGVPLDVWATVELTTDPELAA; encoded by the coding sequence GTGGACGGACCGGAGAGCCCCGACCCGGCCGCCCCGCGGCTCCGGCGCGAGCGGTCGGCGCTGACCGTGTCGGCGGTCGCGGCGGCGGTGGTCGGCACCGGGGCCGCCGTGTGGGGCGTCGTCGCGGGGTCCGGCGTGATCCTGTTCGACGGCATCTACACCGCCGCGGGGACCGCGCTGGTCGGGGTGTCCGCGCTGGCGTCGCGCGCCGCGGCGTCGGAACCCGGCGGGCGCTACCCGTTCGGACGCCACGGCGCCACGCCGCTCGCCGTGGCGATGCAGGGGGCGGCGCTGCTCGCCACCCTGGTGTACGGCGTCGCCGACGCGGTGGGCACGCTGCTGGCGGGGGGCTCCGACAGCGACCCGGGGTCGCTCGTCGCGTACGGCGCGCTGTCCGCCGTCGTGAGCGCGGGCGTCGCGTTCCGGCTGCGGCGCGCGGCGCCGGACTCGGAGCTCGCCCACGCCGAGGTCGTGTCCTGGCGTGCGGGCGCGTGGCTGAGCCTGGTCGTGGCCCTCGGGGGCGTGGCCGCCGTCGTGCTCGAGCGGACGGGGCGCGACGCGGTGGTGCCGTACGTCGACCCCGCGCTCCTGCTGCTGGCCGTCGCCCTGGTCGGGACGCTGCCGCTGCGCCTGATCCGCGACGGCATGCACGAGCTGCTGGAGGGGGAGCCGCCCGCGGACGTCGCGCGGGAGGTGGGCCGTGCGGTCGCGGCGGCCCGGGAGAGGTTCGGGCTGCCGGAGCCGCTCGTGCGCGCCACGAAGCTCGGCGGCCGGCTCTACCTCGAGGTCGACTTCGTGGTCGAGCCGGGGCGGTGGGACGTGGACCAGGAGGACGGGGTGCGGCGCGCCGTCCTCGACGGCCTGGTCGGGGTCCCGCTGGACGTGTGGGCGACCGTCGAGCTCACGACCGACCCGGAGCTGGCCGCCTGA
- a CDS encoding LuxR family transcriptional regulator: protein MVLDALNSVAAAALRWLALGRDVVVRGDTGSGRSTVLGVVARQGERQHLGVVVADWHDLAGRVPSAGARPLTPAGRSDDDVAADLVADLGARGVLLVDDVDELDDATLEVLGRVLRRSRARFVATATRDLTRLGRPSLSRLVAARAPAEVRVPPLGFQAMARMVADRLDGPVDAALTSSVTAWSAGNPAVAAAMVDAAQFAGTVGRRDDVWTAVGDLDDVPLDAVAHLMTAGLPPGAQDALDVLAVLGPAPSEVVHRLVPDADLSVLVARGRVVSYGGDSGLLAVSPPALARAVRDRLSGPRRLDVARLLVPEAGHELPLPSVRTGLTDMIVSAAGDPADSYWRWAAELTGLVHERSVVTEAAARGAWEERPEVATALPYLMALLRRPATDRVRDVVDGTVRDPGEDPQRAATFDDLCRRWRVWQRSEDVDPAVDPGVAVQPRGAGGAAAPGLRSLVAAAVAGGGDDEALLSRLALPGPDAPEPGRSLAVLSAASVLLEAGRPGAVLRLTTGVRAAPWMPGEVDHAVAGLRGMALLLLDRVVEAEARSRALLEAAYDRLDAAGIRIHSLSLAHALTVRGQWTAAWRVLSTALRLGPPGPLGGAFYRRSLTLSAMLAALMRNSDVARMLATELRHAPPLHEPVVDSVQGVAEAYLLLDEGRTAEADALMWRFGDRCRLAGRPMLALEYWALRVEPSTPEQVRQMRELSDRVPLPLFAPLVDLHAALLGDDLAELDRAARAARLEMVPGLAPRVLEAVNRLRESRGLPPLADPEVDDLLGEQIAEAIRSAPPVHRSADLLSDREHEIAVLAAQGMTNREIAVRLHLSTRTVENHVHRVLGKLGLRSRSRLAEVLL from the coding sequence ATGGTGCTGGACGCGCTGAACTCGGTCGCCGCTGCTGCGCTGCGCTGGCTGGCGCTCGGCCGCGACGTGGTGGTCCGCGGGGACACCGGCTCCGGCCGGTCGACGGTGCTCGGCGTGGTCGCCCGGCAGGGGGAGCGTCAGCACCTGGGTGTCGTCGTGGCCGACTGGCACGACCTCGCCGGTCGCGTGCCGTCCGCGGGCGCCCGGCCCCTGACGCCGGCGGGGCGGTCGGACGACGACGTGGCGGCCGACCTGGTCGCGGACCTCGGTGCCCGCGGCGTGCTCCTCGTCGACGACGTCGACGAGCTGGACGACGCCACGCTGGAGGTGCTGGGACGGGTGCTCCGTCGCAGCCGCGCGCGGTTCGTGGCGACCGCCACGCGCGACCTCACCCGCCTCGGCCGGCCGTCGCTGTCGAGGCTGGTCGCGGCGCGGGCGCCCGCGGAGGTCCGGGTGCCCCCGCTGGGCTTCCAGGCGATGGCGCGGATGGTCGCCGACCGGCTGGACGGCCCGGTCGACGCGGCGCTGACCTCCTCCGTGACCGCGTGGTCGGCGGGGAACCCGGCCGTCGCCGCCGCCATGGTGGACGCGGCGCAGTTCGCGGGGACCGTCGGCCGGCGCGACGACGTCTGGACCGCGGTGGGCGACCTCGACGACGTGCCGCTCGACGCCGTCGCCCACCTCATGACCGCGGGGCTGCCACCGGGCGCGCAGGACGCCCTCGACGTGCTGGCGGTGCTCGGCCCGGCACCGTCGGAGGTCGTGCACCGGCTCGTGCCCGACGCCGACCTGTCGGTGCTGGTCGCGCGCGGGCGGGTGGTGTCCTACGGCGGGGACAGCGGGCTGCTGGCGGTGTCGCCGCCGGCGCTGGCGCGCGCCGTCCGGGACCGGCTGAGCGGGCCGCGCCGCCTGGACGTCGCGCGGCTGCTCGTCCCCGAGGCCGGCCACGAGCTGCCGCTGCCGTCCGTCCGCACCGGGCTGACGGACATGATCGTGTCCGCCGCCGGCGACCCGGCGGATTCGTACTGGCGCTGGGCGGCGGAGCTGACGGGCCTGGTGCACGAGCGGTCGGTCGTCACCGAGGCCGCCGCCCGCGGCGCGTGGGAGGAACGGCCCGAGGTGGCGACGGCGCTCCCGTACCTGATGGCGCTGCTGCGGCGTCCCGCGACCGACCGGGTGCGCGACGTCGTCGACGGGACGGTGCGCGACCCGGGGGAGGACCCGCAGAGGGCGGCGACCTTCGACGACCTCTGCCGTCGGTGGCGGGTGTGGCAGCGCAGCGAGGACGTCGACCCGGCGGTCGACCCGGGTGTCGCTGTGCAGCCGCGGGGCGCGGGCGGCGCGGCGGCGCCGGGGCTGCGGTCCCTGGTCGCCGCGGCGGTCGCGGGCGGTGGTGACGACGAGGCGCTGCTGAGCCGGCTCGCGCTGCCCGGGCCGGACGCCCCGGAGCCGGGACGGTCGCTGGCCGTCCTCTCGGCGGCGTCGGTGCTGCTCGAGGCGGGTCGGCCCGGGGCGGTGCTGCGGCTGACCACCGGTGTGCGGGCGGCGCCGTGGATGCCCGGGGAGGTGGACCACGCGGTGGCGGGCCTGCGGGGCATGGCGCTGCTCCTGCTCGACCGGGTGGTGGAGGCGGAGGCACGGTCCCGTGCCCTGCTGGAGGCGGCCTACGACCGCCTGGACGCCGCCGGGATCCGCATCCACAGCCTCTCGCTCGCGCACGCCCTGACCGTGCGGGGGCAGTGGACCGCCGCCTGGCGCGTGCTGAGCACGGCGCTGCGGCTCGGCCCCCCGGGGCCGCTCGGCGGCGCGTTCTACCGGCGCAGCCTCACGCTGTCGGCCATGCTGGCCGCGCTCATGCGGAACAGCGACGTCGCGCGGATGCTCGCGACCGAGCTGCGGCACGCGCCGCCCCTGCACGAGCCGGTGGTCGACTCCGTGCAGGGCGTGGCGGAGGCGTACCTGCTGCTCGACGAGGGACGGACCGCGGAGGCCGACGCGCTGATGTGGCGGTTCGGCGACCGCTGCCGGCTGGCGGGGCGGCCGATGCTCGCCCTGGAGTACTGGGCGCTGCGTGTCGAGCCCTCGACGCCGGAGCAGGTGCGGCAGATGCGCGAGCTGTCGGACCGCGTGCCGCTGCCGCTGTTCGCGCCGCTGGTCGACCTGCACGCGGCCCTGCTGGGCGACGACCTCGCGGAGCTGGACCGCGCGGCGCGCGCGGCGCGGCTGGAGATGGTCCCGGGCCTGGCGCCCCGGGTGCTCGAGGCGGTGAACCGGCTGCGGGAGTCCAGGGGGCTGCCGCCGCTCGCCGACCCGGAGGTCGACGACCTGCTCGGCGAGCAGATCGCCGAGGCGATCCGCAGCGCGCCGCCGGTGCACCGGTCCGCGGACCTGCTGTCCGACCGGGAGCACGAGATCGCGGTGCTCGCGGCGCAGGGCATGACCAACCGGGAGATCGCGGTGCGGCTGCACCTGAGCACCCGCACCGTGGAGAACCACGTCCACCGGGTGCTCGGCAAGCTGGGGCTGCGCAGCCGGTCCCGCCTGGCCGAGGTGCTGCTGTGA
- a CDS encoding UTP--glucose-1-phosphate uridylyltransferase — translation MSDSGLRQAQDTMTAAGVDPTAIEVFTHYYRELEAGATGLIPEDTIEPLLDPPALADVTVDPEAAREALARTVVIKLNGGLGTSMGMDKAKSLLPVRDGKSFLDLIVEQVRRARAAHDVRLPLVLMNSFRTREDSLAALARHDDVAVDGLPLDFLQNQEPKLRTDDLTPVRWPADPTLEWCPPGHGDLYTALLASGVLRTLLDAGFRYASVSNSDNLGAAPDPVIAGWFAASGAPYAAEVCRRTAADRKGGHLAVRKSDGRLILRDTAQTPPDEMDYFTDEHRHPYFHTNNLWFDLEQLAAALESRGPVLGLPLIRNVKTVDPTDPDSPEVFQIETAMGAAIEVFEGATAIAVGRERFLPVKTTNDLLLLRSDAYELADDATLRLAVDRAPLVDLDPGVYKTVGRFEERFAHGAPSLRGARSLTVRGDWTFGAGVVATGEAEVTPDGAPGEIPDGTVLGTPAAGR, via the coding sequence ATGAGCGACTCCGGACTCCGGCAGGCCCAGGACACGATGACCGCGGCGGGCGTCGACCCCACCGCCATCGAGGTGTTCACCCACTACTACCGCGAGCTCGAGGCGGGGGCCACGGGCCTCATCCCCGAGGACACCATCGAGCCGCTGCTGGACCCGCCGGCGCTCGCCGACGTCACGGTCGACCCGGAGGCCGCGCGGGAGGCGCTCGCCCGCACCGTGGTCATCAAGCTCAACGGCGGCCTCGGCACCTCGATGGGCATGGACAAGGCCAAGTCGCTGCTGCCGGTGCGCGACGGGAAGTCGTTCCTCGACCTCATCGTCGAGCAGGTGCGCCGCGCCCGGGCCGCCCACGACGTCCGGCTGCCGCTGGTCCTCATGAACTCGTTCCGCACGCGCGAGGACTCGCTGGCCGCCCTGGCCCGGCACGACGACGTCGCCGTGGACGGGCTGCCGCTGGACTTCCTCCAGAACCAGGAGCCGAAGCTCCGCACGGACGACCTGACGCCCGTGCGCTGGCCGGCCGACCCGACGCTCGAGTGGTGCCCGCCCGGCCACGGCGACCTGTACACGGCGCTGCTCGCGTCCGGCGTGCTGCGGACGCTGCTCGACGCCGGGTTCCGGTACGCGTCCGTCTCCAACTCCGACAACCTCGGCGCCGCCCCCGACCCGGTGATCGCCGGCTGGTTCGCGGCGTCCGGCGCCCCCTACGCCGCCGAGGTCTGCCGGCGCACCGCCGCGGACCGCAAGGGCGGCCACCTGGCGGTCCGGAAGTCCGACGGCCGGCTGATCCTGCGCGACACCGCGCAGACGCCGCCCGACGAGATGGACTACTTCACCGACGAGCACCGCCACCCGTACTTCCACACGAACAACCTGTGGTTCGACCTGGAGCAGCTCGCGGCGGCGCTGGAGTCCCGCGGCCCGGTGCTGGGCCTGCCGCTGATCCGCAACGTCAAGACGGTCGACCCGACCGACCCGGACTCCCCCGAGGTGTTCCAGATCGAGACCGCCATGGGCGCCGCGATCGAGGTGTTCGAGGGCGCGACCGCGATCGCGGTCGGCCGCGAGCGGTTCCTGCCCGTGAAGACCACGAACGACCTGCTGCTGCTCCGGTCGGACGCCTACGAGCTGGCCGACGACGCCACGCTGCGGCTCGCCGTGGACCGGGCGCCGCTGGTCGACCTCGACCCGGGCGTCTACAAGACGGTCGGCCGGTTCGAGGAGCGGTTCGCCCACGGCGCGCCGTCCCTGCGCGGCGCACGCTCGCTCACCGTGCGCGGCGACTGGACGTTCGGCGCGGGCGTCGTCGCGACCGGCGAGGCGGAGGTCACGCCGGACGGCGCGCCCGGCGAGATCCCGGACGGCACCGTCCTCGGGACGCCTGCCGCGGGGCGCTGA
- a CDS encoding TetR family transcriptional regulator, with protein MPPSPPPGSPAPPEPSPPRRSGRPPAASRAMLEEAAGELFLERGYAATSVADITRRAGVSRSTFFNYFPGKADLLWAAFDERADRLRTTLAGADPAAPPGTVLAAALHELAADLPAEHVALAFTQADAMGLGEDLRLAAARRTADLGATLAAYAAARGVDPLRARVAGTAWAGALAAAVEAWAHAGADRTRLPDLLDRALAPVRTALP; from the coding sequence GTGCCCCCGTCCCCGCCGCCCGGCAGCCCGGCCCCGCCCGAGCCGTCGCCGCCGCGGCGCTCGGGGCGCCCGCCCGCCGCGTCGCGGGCGATGCTCGAGGAGGCCGCCGGCGAGCTGTTCCTCGAGCGCGGGTACGCCGCCACCTCCGTCGCCGACATCACCCGCCGCGCCGGCGTCTCGCGGAGCACGTTCTTCAACTACTTCCCCGGCAAGGCCGACCTGCTGTGGGCCGCGTTCGACGAGCGGGCCGACCGGCTCCGCACCACCCTGGCGGGCGCCGACCCCGCCGCGCCGCCCGGCACGGTGCTCGCCGCCGCCCTGCACGAGCTGGCGGCGGACCTGCCGGCCGAGCACGTGGCCCTCGCCTTCACGCAGGCGGACGCCATGGGCCTCGGCGAGGACCTCCGCCTGGCCGCCGCCCGGCGGACCGCCGACCTGGGGGCGACGCTCGCCGCCTACGCCGCCGCGCGCGGCGTCGACCCGCTGCGCGCCCGGGTGGCGGGCACCGCGTGGGCGGGGGCCCTGGCCGCGGCGGTCGAGGCGTGGGCGCACGCGGGGGCCGACCGCACGCGCCTGCCGGACCTGCTGGACCGGGCGCTGGCGCCGGTGCGCACGGCCCTGCCCTGA
- a CDS encoding ABC transporter substrate-binding protein, with protein sequence MAACSGGGGDAQDDATPRTGGTLVYATGDAEPTCLDPHVGGNYPQALISTQYLEPLVGRDADGTILPWLATQWTTSDDGLTWDFTLADDVTFTDGTPFDAEAVKANIEHLQDPDTGSSTGYLAVQKVEQVEVVDATHARFHLSAPDSALLESLSQQWTAMQSPAGIARGTDANCAAPVGTGPFVVESWTPQQQVELVRNEDYVPHDPQAEHEGTAYLERIVWRFIPDAATRYAALRSGEVQVIDNPQPDTIAQADAGGDIAHLDAPRPGSVNRIELNSAQPPFDDVRVREAFVRAADVDPGIETLFAGTATRSYSPLSSVEPVAYSDPDLFGTDTDRAAELLDEAGWTERDADGYRTRDGERLTVRFPVSTNQSVAAEQSLFEQIQANAKTVGFDVVLTPLDLSAWYGALGAHEYEAVSAPYTKVGPDVLRILYHSDGTVPAPSGYFANHAGVTDPELDALLDEASATADADQRADLYQQAQQRVLEGYYILPLYDQQNHFLTRGVTGVRTLDTVATPTFLDARLAS encoded by the coding sequence CTGGCCGCCTGCTCGGGCGGCGGCGGGGACGCGCAGGACGACGCCACCCCGCGCACGGGCGGCACGCTGGTCTACGCGACGGGCGACGCCGAGCCGACCTGCCTCGACCCGCACGTCGGCGGCAACTACCCGCAGGCGCTGATCAGCACGCAGTACCTCGAGCCGCTCGTCGGCCGGGACGCGGACGGCACGATCCTGCCGTGGCTCGCCACGCAGTGGACGACGTCCGACGACGGCCTGACCTGGGACTTCACCCTCGCGGACGACGTCACCTTCACCGACGGAACCCCGTTCGACGCCGAGGCGGTCAAGGCGAACATCGAGCACCTGCAGGACCCCGACACGGGGTCCTCCACCGGCTACCTCGCCGTGCAGAAGGTCGAGCAGGTCGAGGTCGTCGACGCCACCCACGCCCGGTTTCACCTGTCCGCCCCGGACTCGGCGCTGCTCGAGTCGCTCAGCCAGCAGTGGACCGCGATGCAGTCGCCCGCCGGGATCGCCCGCGGCACCGACGCCAACTGCGCCGCGCCGGTCGGCACCGGCCCGTTCGTCGTCGAGTCGTGGACGCCGCAGCAGCAGGTCGAGCTCGTCCGCAACGAGGACTACGTGCCGCACGACCCGCAGGCCGAGCACGAGGGCACCGCGTACCTGGAGCGCATCGTCTGGCGGTTCATCCCCGACGCCGCCACCCGCTACGCCGCGCTGCGCTCCGGCGAGGTCCAGGTGATCGACAACCCGCAGCCCGACACCATCGCGCAGGCCGACGCCGGCGGCGACATCGCGCACCTCGACGCCCCCCGGCCCGGCTCGGTGAACCGGATCGAGCTCAACAGCGCCCAGCCGCCGTTCGACGACGTCCGGGTGCGCGAGGCGTTCGTCCGGGCGGCCGACGTCGACCCGGGCATCGAGACGCTGTTCGCCGGCACCGCCACCCGCTCGTACTCCCCGCTGTCGAGCGTGGAGCCGGTCGCGTACTCCGACCCGGACCTGTTCGGCACCGACACCGACCGCGCCGCCGAGCTGCTGGACGAGGCCGGCTGGACGGAGCGGGACGCCGACGGGTACCGCACCCGGGACGGGGAGCGCCTGACCGTGCGGTTCCCGGTGAGCACCAACCAGTCGGTGGCCGCCGAGCAGTCGCTGTTCGAGCAGATCCAGGCCAACGCGAAGACGGTCGGGTTCGACGTGGTGCTCACGCCGCTCGACCTGTCCGCCTGGTACGGCGCGCTGGGCGCCCACGAGTACGAGGCCGTGTCCGCGCCGTACACGAAGGTCGGGCCGGACGTGCTGCGGATCCTCTACCACTCCGACGGCACCGTCCCCGCGCCCAGCGGCTACTTCGCCAACCACGCGGGCGTCACCGACCCGGAGCTCGACGCGCTGCTCGACGAGGCGTCCGCGACGGCCGACGCGGACCAGCGCGCCGACCTCTACCAGCAGGCGCAGCAGCGCGTGCTCGAGGGGTACTACATCCTGCCGCTGTACGACCAGCAGAACCACTTCCTCACCCGCGGCGTCACGGGGGTGCGGACGCTCGACACCGTGGCGACGCCGACGTTCCTCGACGCGCGCCTGGCGTCCTGA
- a CDS encoding ABC transporter permease: MGPGRAARPPARARRVLLWLLRRAGSVVLVAWVVATVVFFALRAAGGDPTEAILGGPGSQAGPEAVAAARARYGLDQPLLVQYAVQVWRVLTLDLGESYARTVPVADLLAEQLPGTLLLAVASLALAWVLALAVATAAARASGPVGRACAAALRGAEVVAAVLPHFWLGAVLIVVFSSTLGWLPATSSGTDPAGLVLPTVTLAVPVAGFLGQVMRDSLDEAVAAPFATSARARGASPGRVLWRHTLRHGVLPAVALSGWAFGSLLSGAVVVETLFGRPGLGRLLLDATMQRDVPVVIGAVVVVAVAYVVVMLLVDVVERLLDPRLRPAAEVVGAGAPATSREPAVLG; encoded by the coding sequence GTGGGCCCGGGGCGGGCGGCGCGGCCGCCGGCGCGGGCGCGGCGGGTGCTGCTCTGGCTGCTCCGCCGCGCCGGGTCCGTCGTGCTCGTCGCCTGGGTGGTGGCGACCGTGGTGTTCTTCGCGCTGCGCGCTGCCGGCGGCGACCCCACGGAGGCGATCCTCGGCGGTCCCGGGTCGCAGGCCGGCCCCGAGGCGGTCGCCGCGGCGCGCGCCCGGTACGGGCTCGACCAGCCGCTGCTCGTGCAGTACGCGGTGCAGGTGTGGCGGGTGCTGACCCTCGACCTCGGGGAGTCGTACGCCCGGACCGTGCCCGTCGCCGACCTGCTGGCGGAGCAGCTGCCCGGCACGCTGCTGCTCGCGGTCGCGTCGCTCGCGCTGGCGTGGGTGCTCGCGCTCGCGGTGGCGACGGCCGCCGCCCGGGCCTCCGGGCCGGTCGGGCGCGCGTGCGCGGCGGCGCTGCGCGGCGCCGAGGTGGTCGCCGCCGTGCTGCCGCACTTCTGGCTCGGCGCGGTGCTCATCGTGGTGTTCTCCTCGACGCTCGGGTGGCTCCCGGCGACCAGCTCCGGCACCGACCCCGCCGGTCTCGTGCTGCCGACCGTGACGCTCGCCGTGCCGGTGGCCGGGTTCCTCGGGCAGGTCATGCGCGACTCGCTGGACGAGGCCGTCGCGGCGCCGTTCGCGACCTCGGCCCGCGCCCGCGGGGCCTCGCCCGGGCGGGTGCTGTGGCGCCACACGCTGCGCCACGGCGTGCTGCCCGCGGTCGCGCTGTCCGGCTGGGCGTTCGGGTCGCTGCTCAGCGGCGCGGTGGTGGTGGAGACCCTGTTCGGTAGGCCCGGTCTCGGGCGCCTGCTGCTCGACGCGACGATGCAGCGGGACGTCCCCGTGGTGATCGGCGCGGTGGTCGTCGTCGCGGTCGCGTACGTCGTGGTCATGCTGCTGGTGGACGTCGTGGAGCGGCTGCTCGACCCGCGGCTGCGCCCGGCCGCGGAGGTCGTGGGGGCCGGGGCGCCCGCGACCTCCCGGGAGCCGGCGGTGCTCGGGTGA
- a CDS encoding ABC transporter permease yields MAVAVVRPGLLAPGDPTAIDARAAFTPPGPGHWLGTDESGRDVWTRVVHGAGASLGIGAAATAIGVGAGLVLGFAAGLGPRWLDAAIGRVLEVLFALPTLVLALLLVAVLGAGVEASVLAVGAATAPGYARMLRGRVRAVTASGYVEAARLEGHGPLRVLTRHVLPNTLWPLVSVATLGIGQAVVWVCALSFLGLGTLPPSPEWGAMLNAGRVYIGTAWWLTVFPGLAITVTAAALTVLGRRLGTVGA; encoded by the coding sequence ATGGCGGTCGCCGTCGTCCGCCCGGGCCTGCTCGCCCCCGGCGACCCGACCGCCATCGACGCCCGCGCCGCGTTCACGCCCCCCGGCCCGGGGCACTGGCTCGGCACGGACGAGTCCGGGCGCGACGTCTGGACCCGCGTCGTGCACGGCGCCGGCGCCTCGCTCGGCATCGGCGCCGCGGCCACCGCCATCGGCGTGGGTGCCGGGCTGGTGCTCGGCTTCGCCGCCGGTCTGGGCCCGCGGTGGCTCGACGCCGCGATCGGCCGGGTGCTCGAGGTGCTGTTCGCGCTGCCGACGCTGGTGCTCGCGCTGCTGCTCGTCGCGGTGCTGGGCGCCGGCGTCGAGGCGTCGGTGCTCGCGGTCGGCGCCGCGACCGCCCCCGGGTACGCCCGCATGCTCCGGGGCCGCGTGCGCGCCGTGACGGCGAGCGGCTACGTCGAGGCGGCCCGGCTCGAGGGGCACGGGCCGCTGCGGGTGCTGACGCGCCACGTGCTGCCCAACACGCTCTGGCCGCTGGTGTCGGTGGCCACGCTCGGGATCGGGCAGGCCGTGGTGTGGGTGTGCGCGCTGAGCTTCCTGGGCCTCGGCACGCTGCCGCCGTCGCCGGAGTGGGGGGCGATGCTCAACGCCGGGCGGGTCTACATCGGCACGGCGTGGTGGCTGACGGTGTTCCCGGGACTCGCGATCACGGTGACGGCGGCGGCGCTGACGGTGCTGGGCCGGCGCCTCGGGACGGTGGGGGCGTGA